The Methanosarcina barkeri MS DNA window ATACGCAGAAGAAATTGCTTTTGTTCGTCGTATGTGGAGTGGAAAACATCATCGTACTGTAAAGGGAATAGGCCTGGTTACCTTAGTTTGGACTGACGGTACAACCGTTATACCTATCGATTTTCGAATTTATAACATCGATGTAGACGACAAAACAAAGAATGACCATTTCCGTGATATGCTTGACAAGGCCGAAGAACGTGGTTTTAATCCCAAATTCGTTTTATTTGATACATGGTATGCAAGTGTGAAAAACCTTAAAGCCATTAGACAGAAAGAGTGGCATTTCCTTACAAGATTGAAAAATAATCGTTTGGTAAATCCTGACAACAAGGGAAATGTGCCACTTGAAACAGTAGATATTCCTCCAAAAGGACGTGTGGTTCACCTCAAAGCATATGGATTTGTAAAGGTGTTTAGGATAGTTTCAAAAAATGGAGACACGCAACACTGGGTTACAGATGTGCAAGAGATGGATGAAGCAAAACGTGAAGATTTGGCAAAGAAGTCATGGAAAATTGAGGAATATCATAGGGGAATAAAACAGTTCTGTGGTGTCGAAAAATGTCAGGCAAGAAAGGAAGAATCACAAAGAGCACATATAATGTTCTCATTAAGAGCTTTTCTTAGACTGGAATTACAAAGAATCAAAAGTGGAATATCCTGGTTTGAAAGTGCTATGAAAATTAGAAGAGTGGCAGTGACAGAATACTTAAGGAATCCCCAATACACGTTAAATTAATTCAAATATTTGAAAGTTTGGAAAAAACAATATGCTAGGAGCCAACTGCGTAACTCCTAAGATAGTCAAGCGTACGCTCAATAGTCCTCTGGGCTAGATAGCTTTCCTCTACAAAATAGACGTCTTCATTAATGCCAAGGAGTTCCTGTAAAAGCATATCTGTGTAGATTCGGATAATCTCATATCAAGATTTCGAAAAAAATCTACACAGGGTTTACTGCCGCCCAATAACCATAAATTAAAACAGTTATTCTCACCCATAATTCACTCCTCTGGATCCACAAGCTTTTAAAAAAAGACTTGAGCGAAAAAACCAGTAACGACATAATCGTCGTGATTAACTAGCGCAACAGTTGCAGCACAAAACTTTTGAAAAAAATAGAATGAAAACCTCACCAATGGTTAAGTTTGGATTTGATGACCTTATCCCCGAACCCTACCGGCGTGATCAACCGGCGCAACGGTTGCTAGAGAGCCGCAACTCTCTCACCGGACACCAGTGAAATTGAGATTACATCACAATTCACAGAAAATTCCCGATTATCTGCGTTCTCTAGAAAGAACTCGGGTGACTCAGTCCGTTTGAGCGGTCGAAGCGAGCAAAACAGACATGAGCCCCCAAAGCGGAATTTGTGCTATGAACAAAAACAAATGATGAAGCTCTGGAAAGTGAAATAAAGGAGAAAAAGCTATTAAAAGCTGAAAGGAAGTAAAAAACCCCAATATAAGCAAAGTTATTTATATAATCTGATTACAAAATCAGGAATTATAAGGATATATATTAACAAATAAAGAAGATTGGAGGATAATATGGCAAAAGTAATACCATTTGCACCAATTGAGCGTTTAATAAGAACCGCAGGCGCTCATAGAGTTAGTGAGAGTGCGGGAATGGCCCTTACAGAAATTCTGGAAGAATATGGACTTGAGATTTCAAGAGAAGCAATAAAACTTGCAGAACATGCAGGCAGAAAAACTGTAAAAGCTGAAGACATAAAATTAGCAAAAGAAATGCTGTAAACTAAGACTGTCCACCCCTTAATGATATTTATCAGTGGCGTTTTGCTTTACGGGACAAAAGAGAAAATAAAATGCTGGTACCCAGCATTTTCCTATTTTTACGTGAGATTCAATTATGCGGTGGCAGTTTCCAGATTTACTACGGTTAGGATTCTACAGGTCAGATCTTTGAGCAGAAGGAAAATTATGCTCAAAGAAACATATCAAAGAGACTTATACCTGTTACAGTAACTCCCGTTACTATAATTCCTGCTATCATCACCCCTGCAGCAATTGCAGGTAAGGCATGCCTGAACTTGACCCCGAAGACAAATGCCGCTGCACAGCCAGACCAGGCCCCAGTAACCGGCAGGGGTATGGCTACGAAGATGGTTAGAGCGAGGAGTCCGTATTTTTCAAAACTCTCGGCATTTTTCCGGCGAGTCTTTGAGAAGAGCCAAGTGAAGAAAGTATCAAAGATCGAGTAACGTCTGAGATAGTTCGAGACCGGCTCAAGAAAGAGCAGAAGGGGAATTACAGGAAGGAGATTCCCAATCACTGAGAAGAAGAATGCATCGAAGGGACCCATTCCATAGATGCCCATTGCAACAGGGATTGCACCTCTCAGTTCGGAGACAGGTATAGCTCCCATAATCAAAACTGCAAGCCAGTGGGGAACAGACCCCAACATTTCTACTAATGTTATTTCAACAGACATGGTAATCAGGATTTATTAATTTAGTATGATCCTATATAAAAAAGGCCGAATTCAAGCCCTTTTAACCGTTCTTGAGAGACCTGGAATGAAGAGAAGCCTTATTCAGAGTCGTTAAATCCCTTAATCGGGATTAGAAAGCGCAAAATGCGCGAGTAAAGCTTCGAGCTGGATCTTTTCAGTTGCTCCTTCAGTTAACCTGAAATCAATCTCACCTATTATGTCCACGAGTTCGACAATGCGTTTTTCAGAGAGCCCAAGATCCAGAATCATCCGGTTATCCATTTCGGAGATTGCCCTGTAAATCTGTCCAACTATATCTTCTCCGGAAAGCCCCTCTTCGTAGAGCAACCTATTCAATTCCTTTCGAGCAGCCCTGAAATTACCACGCAGGGCAGTTTCAATCAGGTGTCTGATATCTTCTGGATTTGCGGTTGCGGTAGTTCTGTAAATGGTTTCCCTGGATATAGATTTATTCGGCTCAACGAAAGCGGCAGCCTGGAGAGAATTCACAGCTTTTCTCATATCTCCCTGGGATATATAAATAAGAGCTTCATATCCGTCTTCAGTAATAGACAAAACCTGGTCTTTAGCGATGTACTCAAGGCGTTTCCTGATAGCTTCATCGGAAAGTCGTCTGAACCTGAAAACTGCACAGCGGGACTGGATAGGCTCAATAATCCTGGAAGAATAATTACAAGATAAAATAAACCGGCAGTTATTGCTGAACCGTTCCATTGTCCGCCTGAGTGCAGATTGAGCATCTGAAGTTAGTGCATCAGCTTCATCCAGGAAGATAATCTTAAATTCGGCTCTTCCCATAGGGGCAGTTTTTGCGAAGTTTTTGATTTTTGTCCGGACAACATCAATTCCTCTCTCATCCGAGGCATTAAGTTCGGTAAAGTTTTCACGCCACAGGTCTTCTCCAAAAATTTCTCTTGCAATCGAGACGGCAGAAGCGGTTTTTCCGACTCCTGGCGGCCCGGAAAACAGCAGATGGGGAAGATTTTTCGTTGCAACATAAGACTTCAAGCGTTCTATTGTTTCTTCCTGCCCCGCCACCTGATCCAGTCTCACAGGCCTGTACTTCTCAATCCAGATCTCTTCTTTAATCGTAGAGTCCTCCATTCATGCTTGCACCATATTTAGAGAAGATGATATTTAAACTTTTGAATGTTTTGAGTTGTTATGTTTAACCGCATTTTAAAAATGCAATTTGTGCGTTACAGCCAGGATACAACCAATATATAAATGTATAGAACGCAAAATAAAAATAACAAGAGAAGAAAAATGGCAATTCTAAAGTGAAAAGGTTAAAAGAAAAACGGTAACATTTTCGTCTGCTTGATCCGCTTTTACTCTCTTAGCCAAACTTATATAAGTTTCTGGTTTTGCCGCCATTAACAATTTTACTATTTTTATTACTTTTACTAACTCTTCTATTATTCATTTTAGTAATTTTTACCTCACTCGATCTTTCTAATTATAGTAATTTTTACCCCACTCGATCTTTCTGATTTTAGTAATTTTTACCCTACTCGATCTTTCTATTAATTGTAGCATATATTTATTTGAATGATATTATAATAGTATAGTATTAGAATAGTACTTTTCCAAATTTAAAAAAAGTATACGAAAATTTGTTTCAAAAAGTTACTGGACTATACTTTAAGGGAATTAGTACATTCGACTGCCGATCACGGATATAACATTTGCCTGACATAATTATATTGAGGTCAATTATATTTAATTTGCCAGAGGAGTAGAGCATGGAAGAACAAAGTGAAAAATCGAAAACTGAAAAACTAACTGAAGAGCTCAAAGAAATGGCTCTAACTCTTGGAGCATTTAGAGTGGGCATCGCAACAACCGAAACCCTTACAGGCGGTCCCCCATCTACGGATCTGACATATGTGTTGCCAGGAGCAAAATCGGCAATTGTTTTTGCCCTTGCTTTTGACCAGAACCTTATAGAACCTTACTTTAGAAAAGAGGACCATAAATCCCTTGAAACCAATAAAGTACGAACCACCACCCTCGCCAACGGGATAGCCCTGGAAATGGCAGGATTCTTACAGCAATACGGGTACAAAGCCACTCCCCAGCTTGCAAATTTCGTTTACCGGCAGGATTCGGAAAACTGGTTGCTGGATATGCACCCCCCGATTTCCCACAGGTACCTGGCAGTTCGCTCCGGGATAGGACATTTCGGGTACTCAGGGAACATAATTACAAAGGAATACGGATCAGCAATTGCCCTGGCATCTGTAGTTACTGATGCGGAACTTATCCCAACAGAACCACTGCCGGAAGAGGAAAACTATTGTGACGAATGCAAGATCTGCCTTGCAGTCTGCTCCTCTGGATTTGTTGACCCGCTTGAGAAGGTCACGGTAAATCTTGGAGGAAAGGAGTTTAGCTATGGAAAAAGGAGAAGCAACAGCCGATGTTTCCTTGTTTGCGGAGGGCTTACAGGCTTAAATGCTTCGGGAAAGTGGTCTACCTGGTCTCCGGCTCGCTTTGAGATTCCCAAAAAAGATGAAGATTTTACCGCTGCTATGCCCGGTACAATAGAAGCGTACCTCAAGAGGCAAAGATCAAAGGTGGATTTTTCATATGCCTGATTCCAGGGAACAGAATGGAATATACCTGCTCAAACTGTCACTTTGTCTGCCATCCTGACAAAGAAATCCGGAAAGCCAGATACAGGATGCTAACAGAAAGCGGCGTGGTCATACAGGAACCAGACGGAACACTTAGAGCCGTATCTCCTGAAGAAGCAAAAGAGTATTTCAAGAACATGCCTTTGGAAAGGAGAAAGCTGTACGAATCAGTTCCAGAGGAGTAAACGATCCAGAGCAGGGAAAGTTAACTAAAGATTACAAATATGAAGTTTGCTGCTACCGCACGAAAGAAAGGTCTAAAAAAGAAGGCAGAAAAAGGAGAAGAAAGAAATAAGTGGAGAAGAAAGAAATAAGTGAAGAAGAAAGAAATGTAACGCAGATCAGTCCATGTACACGGTATGCAGAGTTTCATAGATAGGCCCTTTCGGAGTCAGTGTGCTTTTCTTTAAAAGCACTTTATTTACCCACATAGTACCAATTTCGATGTCCTTTAATTCCTTTACTATATTTATGAACGTGGTTTTCTGCTCCTTCTTAAGAAACTTTATCCTGACAAGAGTAGCATGGGCAGTAAATTCCCTGTCATCTTTTT harbors:
- a CDS encoding IS701 family transposase, whose protein sequence is MDINPPKCTDIDYINFLIAASNVFSCTEAARCYPDIANAPSHDAFTRCLQRQPPDTEALWEEVKSYVKLKGGYLIVDDSTLDKPYAEEIAFVRRMWSGKHHRTVKGIGLVTLVWTDGTTVIPIDFRIYNIDVDDKTKNDHFRDMLDKAEERGFNPKFVLFDTWYASVKNLKAIRQKEWHFLTRLKNNRLVNPDNKGNVPLETVDIPPKGRVVHLKAYGFVKVFRIVSKNGDTQHWVTDVQEMDEAKREDLAKKSWKIEEYHRGIKQFCGVEKCQARKEESQRAHIMFSLRAFLRLELQRIKSGISWFESAMKIRRVAVTEYLRNPQYTLN
- a CDS encoding histone family protein yields the protein MAKVIPFAPIERLIRTAGAHRVSESAGMALTEILEEYGLEISREAIKLAEHAGRKTVKAEDIKLAKEML
- a CDS encoding COG2426 family protein, with protein sequence MSVEITLVEMLGSVPHWLAVLIMGAIPVSELRGAIPVAMGIYGMGPFDAFFFSVIGNLLPVIPLLLFLEPVSNYLRRYSIFDTFFTWLFSKTRRKNAESFEKYGLLALTIFVAIPLPVTGAWSGCAAAFVFGVKFRHALPAIAAGVMIAGIIVTGVTVTGISLFDMFL
- a CDS encoding replication factor C small subunit, encoding MEDSTIKEEIWIEKYRPVRLDQVAGQEETIERLKSYVATKNLPHLLFSGPPGVGKTASAVSIAREIFGEDLWRENFTELNASDERGIDVVRTKIKNFAKTAPMGRAEFKIIFLDEADALTSDAQSALRRTMERFSNNCRFILSCNYSSRIIEPIQSRCAVFRFRRLSDEAIRKRLEYIAKDQVLSITEDGYEALIYISQGDMRKAVNSLQAAAFVEPNKSISRETIYRTTATANPEDIRHLIETALRGNFRAARKELNRLLYEEGLSGEDIVGQIYRAISEMDNRMILDLGLSEKRIVELVDIIGEIDFRLTEGATEKIQLEALLAHFALSNPD
- a CDS encoding epoxyqueuosine reductase; translation: MEEQSEKSKTEKLTEELKEMALTLGAFRVGIATTETLTGGPPSTDLTYVLPGAKSAIVFALAFDQNLIEPYFRKEDHKSLETNKVRTTTLANGIALEMAGFLQQYGYKATPQLANFVYRQDSENWLLDMHPPISHRYLAVRSGIGHFGYSGNIITKEYGSAIALASVVTDAELIPTEPLPEEENYCDECKICLAVCSSGFVDPLEKVTVNLGGKEFSYGKRRSNSRCFLVCGGLTGLNASGKWSTWSPARFEIPKKDEDFTAAMPGTIEAYLKRQRSKVDFSYA